In the genome of bacterium, one region contains:
- a CDS encoding CBS domain-containing protein: MGQIRVISTHMNADFDGLASMLAAKKLYPDARLVFPGAQERSLREFFVQSTFYLFEVDRIKDIELEEVSTLILVDTRQRSRIGKLAEILDRPGVKVIIYDHHPPSEDDIHGDVEVIKEVGATATIMVEQLRNRGIRLTPDEATVLALGIYEDTGSLTFSSTREEDFQAMAFLRAQGARLSMIPDLITRELTAEQVFLLNDLIRSAHKVRVHGVEVVIASASSDHYVGDFAVLVHKLRDMENIDVLFGLARMEERIYLVARSRVDAVNVGRIALEFGGGGHATAASATIRDMSLVQAEQKLLALLQEHVRPLRTARQIMSFPVKTIGATRSIKDAAELLSKFNINVLPVLEQGELVGLISRVVVQRASFHGLEHLPVKEYMTSDFETATPDTPLEEIRRIVVEDAQRFVPILEGDTLVGCITRTDVLRDLGSQGLQYNGYAFDHVQRDETVRRKKVHQMMQERLPAPILNLLLELGKVAEEMRMNSFVVGGFVRDLLLRQENLDVDVVVEGDAVAFARSYVEKHGGRFRSHRKFQTAMLIFPDGFKVDVATARTEYYEHPAALPRVELSSIKLDLYRRDFTINTLAIRLNPPFFGELLDFFGGQRDIKERIVRVLHNLSFVEDPTRVLRAVRFEKRFGFRIGKHTLNLIQNALGLGILEKVEGRRLWHELQMILQEKRPLPAVERLEELKVLGAIHPRLGFPESKRTLFQEVEGALAWYDLLDLEEPVQGWKVYFLALVDQLSDKELVEVLDRLGFSARDGEELAAGKKAADRTLSRIHASPRLSPSQTYELLKPFSTETLLYMVAKGRDKQTKKKISRFLSKDKEVRPMLKGEDLKALGLQPGPVFREALDALRQARLDGRVHTRQEEEALIKERFLRGKAAAS; encoded by the coding sequence GTGGGGCAAATTCGGGTCATCTCCACGCACATGAATGCCGACTTCGACGGGCTGGCCTCCATGCTGGCGGCCAAAAAACTCTATCCAGATGCACGCCTGGTTTTCCCTGGCGCTCAGGAGAGGAGCCTGAGGGAGTTTTTCGTGCAATCCACCTTTTACTTGTTTGAGGTGGACCGCATCAAGGACATAGAGCTAGAGGAGGTCTCGACCCTCATACTGGTGGACACCAGACAAAGGAGCCGCATAGGAAAGCTGGCCGAGATTCTGGATCGTCCGGGTGTAAAGGTGATCATATACGATCACCATCCCCCCAGCGAGGATGATATCCATGGAGATGTGGAGGTGATCAAGGAGGTTGGGGCCACTGCCACCATCATGGTGGAACAGCTCAGAAATCGTGGAATCAGGCTGACCCCTGACGAGGCAACTGTGCTGGCCCTGGGCATATACGAGGACACGGGTTCTCTCACCTTTTCCTCCACCAGAGAAGAAGATTTCCAGGCCATGGCCTTCTTGAGGGCTCAGGGGGCTCGCCTGAGCATGATCCCTGATCTCATAACAAGGGAGTTGACCGCAGAGCAGGTTTTCCTTCTCAATGATCTGATCCGCTCAGCCCACAAGGTTAGGGTACATGGGGTGGAAGTGGTGATAGCTTCTGCCTCCTCTGACCACTACGTGGGGGATTTCGCAGTGCTGGTTCACAAGCTGAGGGATATGGAAAACATAGATGTGCTCTTTGGCCTGGCTCGCATGGAGGAGAGGATATACCTGGTGGCCAGAAGCAGGGTGGATGCGGTCAACGTGGGGCGCATAGCCCTGGAATTCGGTGGGGGAGGTCATGCCACCGCAGCCTCTGCCACCATAAGGGACATGAGCCTGGTACAAGCCGAGCAAAAGCTTCTGGCCTTGCTCCAGGAGCATGTGAGGCCCCTGCGCACTGCCCGCCAAATAATGTCTTTCCCGGTCAAGACCATTGGAGCCACCAGATCCATCAAAGATGCAGCAGAGCTGCTCTCCAAGTTCAACATCAACGTGCTGCCGGTTCTGGAGCAAGGGGAACTGGTGGGGCTCATATCCAGAGTGGTTGTACAGAGGGCTTCCTTCCACGGCTTGGAGCATCTGCCAGTCAAGGAATACATGACCTCTGATTTTGAGACAGCCACTCCGGACACCCCGCTAGAGGAGATCCGAAGAATAGTTGTGGAGGATGCTCAAAGGTTCGTGCCCATTTTGGAGGGAGATACACTGGTGGGGTGCATCACCCGCACCGACGTGCTCAGGGATCTGGGCTCCCAGGGGCTGCAGTACAACGGTTATGCCTTCGACCATGTGCAGCGGGACGAAACGGTCAGGAGAAAAAAGGTGCACCAGATGATGCAGGAGAGGCTTCCTGCGCCCATCTTGAACCTGCTGCTGGAATTGGGAAAAGTGGCTGAAGAGATGCGCATGAATTCCTTTGTCGTAGGAGGTTTTGTAAGGGATCTGCTTCTGAGGCAGGAAAACCTGGATGTGGATGTGGTAGTGGAAGGCGACGCAGTGGCCTTTGCCCGCAGTTATGTGGAAAAACATGGGGGCAGATTTCGGTCCCATAGGAAGTTCCAAACTGCCATGTTGATTTTTCCAGATGGCTTCAAGGTGGATGTGGCCACAGCCCGCACGGAATACTATGAGCATCCCGCAGCGCTTCCCAGGGTGGAGCTGAGTTCCATCAAGCTGGACCTGTACAGAAGGGACTTCACCATAAACACCCTTGCCATTCGTTTGAATCCACCCTTTTTCGGAGAGTTGCTGGACTTCTTCGGAGGACAGAGGGACATAAAGGAGCGCATAGTAAGGGTGCTTCACAACCTGAGTTTTGTGGAAGATCCCACCAGAGTTCTCAGGGCGGTGAGGTTTGAGAAACGATTCGGCTTCAGGATAGGGAAACACACCTTGAACTTGATCCAGAATGCTCTAGGACTGGGCATCCTGGAGAAGGTGGAAGGAAGGCGGCTCTGGCATGAGCTTCAGATGATCTTGCAGGAGAAGAGGCCTCTGCCAGCCGTGGAAAGATTGGAGGAGCTAAAGGTCTTGGGGGCAATACATCCCAGACTGGGTTTTCCCGAGTCCAAGCGCACGCTTTTCCAGGAGGTGGAGGGGGCTCTGGCCTGGTACGACCTTCTGGACCTGGAAGAACCGGTCCAGGGGTGGAAGGTTTATTTCCTTGCACTGGTGGACCAGTTAAGCGACAAGGAGCTGGTGGAAGTATTGGACCGCCTGGGTTTCAGCGCCAGAGATGGGGAGGAACTGGCAGCTGGAAAAAAGGCAGCTGACAGGACCCTTAGCAGGATTCATGCGTCCCCGAGGCTCTCTCCCAGCCAGACTTACGAGCTTCTAAAGCCATTTTCCACAGAAACGCTGCTATACATGGTGGCCAAGGGAAGGGACAAGCAGACCAAGAAGAAAATCTCCCGCTTTCTCAGCAAGGACAAGGAGGTCAGGCCCATGCTCAAGGGAGAAGATCTCAAGGCCCTGGGCCTGCAGCCGGGCCCTGTGTTCCGTGAGGCCCTAGACGCCCTCAGGCAAGCCAGACTGGACGGAAGGGTTCACACCCGTCAGGAAGAGGAAGCCCTTATCAAGGAGAGGTTCTTGAGGGGAAAGGCTGCGGCTTCCTGA
- a CDS encoding tyrosine recombinase XerC: MKQWIARFKSQLEAGGASPHTLRAYMKDLESFRGFLAERLGKEPLLEDISPELVRMYLARRARERQRSTVARELTSLKSFSRFLAREGVAAPEGMLEIPAPKVKQRLPQILSVEEVLELIRTPDYRTALGVRNRAILELLYSSGLRVSELVGLNLMDVRWDLGVVRVSGKGGKERIVPVGDPALEALRVYVERRSELARRILEPEALFLNPRGGRLTARSVARMLDRYITRCSMRRGVSPHSLRHTFATHLLDGGADLRAIQEMLGHSSLSTTQRYTRVSMMRLMEIYDKVHPRAKKPQEGVGFVPKKDDI, encoded by the coding sequence ATGAAACAATGGATAGCCAGGTTCAAGTCCCAACTTGAGGCCGGGGGGGCATCTCCTCATACCCTCAGGGCCTACATGAAGGATTTGGAGTCTTTCAGAGGTTTCCTGGCCGAGAGGCTGGGCAAGGAACCCCTCTTGGAGGACATCAGCCCAGAACTTGTTCGAATGTACCTGGCCAGGAGGGCCAGGGAACGCCAGCGTTCCACGGTGGCACGGGAACTCACATCTTTGAAGAGCTTCTCCAGGTTCCTGGCAAGAGAAGGGGTGGCAGCCCCAGAGGGAATGCTGGAGATCCCTGCTCCCAAGGTGAAGCAGAGGCTGCCGCAGATTCTTTCGGTGGAAGAGGTCCTGGAGTTGATTCGCACCCCTGACTACAGGACAGCCTTGGGGGTGCGCAACAGGGCCATTCTTGAACTCCTCTATTCTTCTGGGCTCAGGGTCAGCGAGCTGGTGGGATTGAATCTCATGGATGTGCGTTGGGATCTGGGAGTGGTGAGGGTGAGCGGGAAGGGAGGCAAGGAGCGTATTGTTCCTGTGGGGGACCCTGCACTGGAGGCTTTGCGTGTTTACGTGGAAAGACGCAGTGAACTGGCCAGAAGGATCCTGGAGCCCGAGGCCCTGTTCCTCAATCCCAGGGGTGGAAGGCTCACGGCCCGAAGCGTGGCGCGCATGCTGGACAGATACATAACCCGTTGCTCCATGCGAAGGGGTGTCAGCCCTCACAGCCTCAGGCATACCTTTGCCACCCACCTCTTGGATGGGGGGGCTGACCTGAGGGCAATACAGGAGATGCTGGGGCACAGCAGCCTTTCCACAACGCAGAGATACACCAGGGTGAGCATGATGAGATTGATGGAGATCTATGACAAGGTTCACCCCAGGGCCAAGAAACCGCAAGAAGGTGTGGGTTTTGTCCCTAAGAAGGACGACATATGA
- the hslV gene encoding ATP-dependent protease subunit HslV, whose translation MRRHSMLSTTVLVVRRGPKVAMASDGQVTLGQTVIKHGARKVRRLHHDRVLAGFAGGSADALTLFERFEQKLEQHGGTLTRAAVELAKDWRSDRILRRLEAMLLVADRVSSLIISGTGDVVEPDDGLAAIGSGGPFALAAARALIRHTDLEPRSIAEEALAIASQICIFTNSNFVIEEL comes from the coding sequence ATGAGACGGCACTCGATGCTATCCACCACTGTACTGGTTGTCAGAAGGGGACCAAAGGTGGCCATGGCTTCAGACGGACAGGTCACCCTGGGACAGACGGTCATAAAACATGGGGCCAGGAAGGTCAGAAGGCTTCATCATGACAGGGTGTTGGCAGGCTTTGCCGGCGGCTCGGCGGATGCTCTCACCCTGTTCGAGCGCTTTGAACAGAAGCTGGAGCAGCACGGAGGGACTCTAACGCGTGCGGCAGTGGAGCTGGCCAAGGACTGGAGAAGTGATAGGATTCTCAGGAGGCTGGAGGCCATGCTGCTGGTGGCCGACAGGGTCTCTTCCCTGATAATCTCGGGCACCGGGGATGTGGTGGAGCCTGACGACGGACTGGCAGCCATAGGTTCCGGTGGGCCCTTTGCTTTGGCTGCGGCCAGGGCCTTGATCCGCCATACTGATCTGGAGCCCAGATCCATAGCCGAGGAGGCTTTGGCCATAGCCTCCCAGATATGCATATTCACCAACAGCAATTTTGTGATAGAGGAGCTTTAG
- the hslU gene encoding ATP-dependent protease ATPase subunit HslU yields MFTPREIVSELDRYIVGQRNAKRAVAIALRNRWRRQQIPEELRDEVAPKNILMIGPTGVGKTEIARRLARLAQSPFIKVEASKYTEVGYVGRDVESMIRDLMEQAVNMVREEEMQRVRVQAEQLAEERLLDLLLPGARSVARGQPRSLQEALEVLRPQPEEQTSGPSSSTRERLRQMLREGKLDERFVEVEVTDRAVPVMGVLSAGGLEDLEIQLREMLGNIFPGKTKKRNVKIKEALEILVREEAQKLVDMDRVTELARQRVETGGIVFIDEIDKIASKGSSHGPDVSREGVQRDILPIVEGTTVNTKYGWVRTDHILFIAAGAFHMSRPSDLIPELQGRFPIRVELEPLGREEFYRILKEPENSLLKQYQALLATEGIDLQFTDEAVEEIAFIASQVNERGQSIGARRLHTVMEKLLEDISFESPDMEKGSITVDREYVRSRLGDVVKDEDLSRYIL; encoded by the coding sequence ATGTTCACCCCCAGGGAGATAGTTTCAGAGCTGGACCGATACATCGTGGGCCAGAGAAACGCCAAGAGAGCCGTGGCCATAGCCCTCAGAAATAGATGGCGCAGGCAGCAGATTCCAGAGGAGCTCAGGGACGAGGTAGCCCCCAAGAACATCCTGATGATCGGGCCCACAGGCGTGGGAAAGACAGAGATAGCCAGGAGGCTGGCCAGGCTGGCTCAGTCTCCCTTCATAAAGGTGGAGGCCTCCAAGTACACGGAGGTGGGCTATGTGGGCAGGGATGTGGAGTCCATGATCAGGGATCTGATGGAACAGGCCGTGAACATGGTGCGCGAGGAGGAGATGCAAAGGGTGAGGGTTCAGGCCGAGCAATTGGCCGAGGAGAGGCTGCTGGACCTGTTGTTACCGGGTGCTCGCAGCGTGGCCAGGGGGCAGCCAAGGAGCCTGCAAGAAGCCTTGGAGGTCTTGCGGCCCCAGCCAGAAGAGCAGACCTCCGGCCCAAGCTCCTCCACCAGGGAGCGTTTGAGGCAGATGCTCAGGGAGGGAAAGCTGGATGAGAGGTTCGTGGAGGTGGAGGTGACAGACAGGGCCGTGCCCGTTATGGGCGTGCTTTCGGCCGGCGGTTTGGAGGATTTGGAGATCCAGCTAAGGGAGATGTTGGGGAACATTTTTCCAGGCAAGACAAAAAAGAGAAACGTAAAGATAAAAGAAGCTCTTGAAATACTGGTCAGAGAAGAAGCCCAGAAGCTGGTGGATATGGACAGAGTGACCGAGCTGGCTCGCCAGAGGGTGGAGACAGGTGGCATAGTGTTCATAGATGAGATAGACAAGATAGCCAGCAAAGGATCCTCGCACGGACCGGATGTCTCCAGAGAGGGTGTCCAAAGGGACATACTCCCCATAGTTGAGGGCACCACGGTGAACACCAAGTATGGATGGGTGCGCACAGACCACATCCTGTTCATAGCAGCCGGGGCCTTTCACATGAGCCGCCCATCGGATTTGATCCCAGAGCTGCAAGGCAGATTCCCCATCAGGGTGGAATTGGAGCCTCTGGGCCGCGAGGAGTTCTACAGGATACTCAAAGAGCCTGAAAACTCCCTTCTCAAACAATACCAGGCCCTCCTTGCAACAGAGGGCATTGATCTACAATTCACCGACGAGGCAGTGGAGGAAATAGCTTTCATAGCGTCCCAGGTCAACGAGAGGGGCCAGAGCATAGGTGCCAGGAGGCTCCACACGGTCATGGAAAAACTCTTGGAGGACATATCCTTCGAGTCCCCAGACATGGAGAAGGGCTCCATCACAGTGGACAGGGAATATGTCAGGAGCCGATTGGGGGATGTGGTCAAGGATGAGGATCTGAGCAGATATATCTTGTGA
- the argB gene encoding acetylglutamate kinase, with product MGSPLEKAKVLVEALPYMQRFFGKRMVVKLGGHAMVEEQLKRSFAMDVILMKAVGLHPVVVHGGGPQIGETLRRMGKESKFYQGMRITDQETMDVVEMVLVGKVNKEIVGLINREGGKAVGFSGKDGTLILARKLLLDESEQEEKPSEIIDLGRVGEVASVNPEVILALERERFIPVIAPVGVGPDGGSYNINADLVAGAVAGSLEAEKLILLTDVEGVMDEAGRLVSTLSARQAREMIRKGVIRGGMIPKVNCCLDALARGVKKAHIVDGRQEHAVLLEIFTDVGVGTEIVP from the coding sequence ATGGGATCTCCTTTGGAAAAAGCCAAGGTCTTGGTGGAGGCGCTTCCTTACATGCAGCGGTTTTTCGGGAAGCGTATGGTGGTGAAACTGGGAGGCCATGCCATGGTGGAAGAACAGCTCAAACGTTCCTTTGCCATGGACGTGATTCTTATGAAGGCCGTGGGACTGCATCCCGTGGTGGTGCACGGCGGAGGGCCTCAAATAGGCGAGACCCTGCGCAGGATGGGCAAGGAATCCAAGTTTTATCAAGGCATGCGCATAACTGATCAGGAAACCATGGATGTGGTGGAGATGGTCCTGGTGGGCAAGGTCAACAAGGAAATAGTGGGTCTCATAAACAGGGAGGGAGGCAAAGCAGTGGGCTTCAGCGGAAAAGACGGGACCCTGATCCTGGCCCGAAAGCTCTTGCTGGATGAGAGCGAACAAGAAGAAAAGCCCTCTGAAATCATAGACCTGGGTCGTGTGGGGGAAGTGGCCTCTGTAAACCCGGAGGTCATACTGGCCTTGGAGAGGGAGCGTTTCATCCCTGTGATAGCTCCGGTGGGGGTTGGGCCCGACGGAGGCTCATACAACATAAATGCGGATCTGGTGGCAGGAGCAGTAGCCGGTAGTCTGGAGGCAGAAAAGCTAATATTGCTTACGGACGTGGAAGGGGTCATGGACGAGGCTGGAAGGCTGGTCTCCACCTTGAGCGCGCGCCAGGCAAGGGAGATGATACGCAAAGGGGTGATCCGAGGTGGTATGATCCCCAAGGTGAACTGCTGTCTGGATGCCCTTGCACGCGGAGTCAAGAAGGCTCACATAGTGGACGGAAGACAGGAGCACGCAGTCTTGCTGGAAATATTCACAGATGTAGGGGTGGGCACAGAGATAGTACCCTAG
- a CDS encoding acetylornithine transaminase yields MGSWPERADRVLFQTYGRFPLTFVKGEGARLWDDTGRCFLDLVGGLAVCNVGHCHPKVVRAIQQQAARLIHVSNFYYHPPMVELAERLVELSFAQRVFFCNSGAEANEGAIKLARKVAKDRGMGQRFEVITMEGSFHGRTLATVTATAQEKYHKGFEPLVEGFKYVPFGDLEAIRRSISSRTCAVMVEVIQGEGGVRPVPQGFLAGLRELCDKEGILLILDEVQTGVGRTGQLFAYQAEGTSPHVMTLAKGIAGGLPMGVLLAEDNVAASLTPGTHASTFGGNPVAAAAGLAVLSILVQDGLLEQMAPVAKSFRQGLEKLAGKYPELIMDVRGRGLMLGMELRYPCRALVEVCMARGVLLNCTVERVVRFVPPLVITLEDVEEALEVLDKSMQEVFG; encoded by the coding sequence ATGGGATCATGGCCTGAGAGGGCGGACAGAGTTCTTTTTCAGACCTATGGCAGGTTCCCCCTCACTTTTGTCAAGGGCGAGGGGGCCAGGCTTTGGGACGACACAGGGCGCTGCTTCCTGGATCTGGTGGGAGGGTTGGCCGTGTGTAATGTGGGTCACTGCCATCCCAAGGTGGTGCGGGCCATCCAACAGCAGGCAGCCAGGCTCATTCATGTATCCAATTTCTATTACCATCCCCCCATGGTGGAGCTGGCCGAGCGGCTTGTAGAGCTGAGCTTTGCCCAAAGGGTCTTTTTTTGCAACAGCGGAGCCGAGGCCAATGAAGGGGCCATCAAGCTGGCCCGGAAGGTGGCCAAGGATCGGGGGATGGGGCAGAGGTTCGAGGTGATCACCATGGAGGGCTCCTTCCATGGAAGGACTCTGGCCACTGTCACAGCCACGGCCCAGGAAAAGTATCACAAGGGCTTTGAGCCTCTGGTGGAGGGATTCAAATACGTTCCCTTCGGGGACCTGGAGGCAATAAGAAGAAGTATTTCTTCCAGAACCTGTGCGGTCATGGTGGAGGTGATCCAGGGAGAGGGAGGGGTTAGGCCGGTGCCCCAGGGTTTTCTGGCCGGACTCAGGGAGCTTTGCGACAAAGAAGGGATTCTTCTTATCTTGGACGAAGTGCAGACTGGTGTGGGAAGAACCGGGCAGCTTTTTGCTTACCAAGCAGAGGGAACAAGCCCACATGTAATGACCCTGGCCAAGGGCATTGCGGGGGGGCTGCCCATGGGAGTTTTGTTGGCCGAGGACAATGTGGCAGCATCCTTGACCCCAGGAACTCATGCCAGCACCTTTGGGGGCAATCCCGTGGCTGCTGCGGCCGGCCTGGCTGTGCTTTCCATCCTGGTACAAGACGGACTCCTGGAGCAAATGGCCCCTGTAGCCAAAAGTTTCAGGCAGGGGCTTGAGAAACTGGCTGGAAAGTACCCTGAGCTGATCATGGATGTAAGGGGCAGGGGGCTGATGCTGGGGATGGAGCTCAGATATCCTTGTAGGGCCTTGGTAGAGGTTTGTATGGCCAGGGGAGTGCTCTTGAACTGTACTGTGGAGAGGGTAGTGAGGTTCGTGCCGCCTCTGGTCATCACGCTGGAGGATGTGGAAGAGGCTTTGGAGGTCCTGGATAAGAGCATGCAGGAGGTTTTCGGCTGA
- the argF gene encoding ornithine carbamoyltransferase, with translation MPRHLLRLCQLSEQDLENILTLARVIKDKTKRGVPHRTLEGKVLAMIFEKASTRTRISFEVGMYQLGGTALYLEAHTTQLGRGESIADTARVLSRYVDGVMIRAYSHSSVEEFAASSSVPVINGLTDRFHPCQILGDLLTIQEKLGDPRQVKVAYVGDGNNVANSWIEAAKLLGFELVLACPEGYEPDQELMAQPGPNVRLVRDPREAVRGARVIYTDVWVSMGQEQQEQERKRAFAAYQVNEALLSHAGTQPIVMHCLPAHRGLEITDGVMDGPNSVVFDQAENRLHVQKAVMELLMGGHRARGMGVEHS, from the coding sequence GTGCCGAGACATCTTCTTAGGTTGTGTCAGCTATCGGAGCAAGACTTGGAGAACATTCTTACCCTTGCCAGGGTCATAAAGGACAAGACCAAGCGTGGGGTGCCTCACAGGACACTGGAGGGAAAGGTGCTGGCCATGATCTTCGAAAAGGCCTCCACCCGCACCCGCATTTCATTTGAGGTAGGAATGTACCAGTTGGGAGGCACGGCCCTTTACCTGGAAGCTCACACTACACAGCTGGGCAGGGGAGAGAGCATTGCTGACACCGCACGAGTGCTTAGCCGCTACGTGGACGGTGTCATGATAAGGGCATACTCCCACAGCTCCGTGGAGGAGTTTGCGGCCAGCTCTTCGGTGCCTGTGATAAACGGCCTCACGGACAGGTTTCATCCCTGCCAAATACTAGGGGATCTGCTCACCATTCAGGAAAAACTCGGAGATCCACGCCAGGTCAAGGTGGCCTATGTGGGAGACGGCAACAACGTGGCCAATTCCTGGATAGAGGCCGCCAAGTTACTGGGCTTTGAGCTGGTCTTGGCATGCCCCGAGGGATATGAACCGGATCAGGAACTCATGGCGCAGCCTGGCCCCAATGTGAGGCTGGTTAGGGACCCTAGGGAGGCGGTCAGAGGAGCCAGGGTCATTTACACTGACGTGTGGGTCAGCATGGGGCAGGAGCAACAGGAGCAAGAGAGGAAGAGGGCCTTTGCCGCCTACCAGGTCAACGAGGCGCTTCTGAGCCATGCCGGAACTCAACCCATTGTGATGCACTGTCTTCCGGCACACAGAGGGCTTGAGATCACAGACGGAGTCATGGACGGGCCCAATTCCGTGGTCTTCGACCAGGCAGAGAACCGGCTGCATGTTCAAAAAGCAGTGATGGAGCTGCTCATGGGCGGGCATAGAGCAAGGGGAATGGGTGTCGAGCACTCCTGA
- a CDS encoding argininosuccinate synthase — protein MGEINKVVLAYSGGLDTSVILKWLLETYGCQVVAFTADIGQGEELEGLEEKALATGAAKLVVRDLKEEFARDYVFAAIRGNAVYEGGYLLGTSIARPIIAKYQVEVAHLEGADAVAHGATGKGNDQVRFELTYMALDPGLKIIAPWRDPRWSFKSRSDMLAYARQHGIPVEATPEKPYSCDRNLMHLSFEGGILEDPWLEPQESMFKLTVSPERAPDEPTYLEIDFKDGNPVGVDGVEMSPGRLLAHLNELGGRNGIGRVDLVENRFVGMKSRGVYETPGGTILHVAHRAMESLTMDREVMHIRDSLAPRYAELIYYGFWFSPEMELLQRTMDQAQKGVTGTVRLKLYKGNCMVVGRKAPKSLYVPDLATFETEQVYNQQDATGFIRLQGLRLRVRHLVKGAAEV, from the coding sequence ATGGGAGAGATAAACAAGGTAGTGTTGGCATACTCTGGGGGCCTGGATACATCGGTGATCCTCAAGTGGCTTCTGGAGACATATGGGTGCCAGGTGGTTGCCTTTACTGCCGATATAGGACAGGGTGAGGAGCTGGAGGGGTTGGAAGAGAAGGCCTTGGCAACTGGCGCTGCCAAGCTGGTGGTAAGGGATCTAAAGGAAGAGTTTGCACGTGATTATGTGTTTGCAGCCATAAGGGGTAATGCCGTTTACGAGGGTGGATATCTGCTGGGCACATCCATAGCAAGGCCCATAATCGCCAAATATCAGGTGGAAGTGGCCCACCTAGAAGGTGCTGATGCCGTGGCTCATGGAGCAACAGGCAAAGGCAACGACCAAGTTCGCTTCGAGCTCACTTACATGGCTTTGGACCCAGGTTTGAAGATCATAGCCCCCTGGAGGGATCCACGCTGGAGCTTCAAGTCCAGAAGCGATATGTTGGCCTATGCCCGGCAGCACGGGATCCCGGTGGAGGCCACCCCCGAGAAGCCTTACAGTTGTGACAGAAACCTGATGCACCTGAGCTTTGAGGGTGGTATCCTGGAGGACCCCTGGCTTGAGCCTCAGGAGTCTATGTTCAAACTCACGGTCTCCCCGGAAAGGGCGCCGGATGAGCCTACTTACCTTGAGATAGACTTCAAGGACGGCAATCCGGTTGGGGTGGACGGAGTGGAGATGTCTCCGGGCAGACTTCTGGCACACCTAAATGAGCTGGGTGGCAGAAACGGAATCGGCAGAGTGGACCTGGTGGAGAACCGCTTCGTGGGCATGAAGTCCCGCGGTGTATACGAAACCCCAGGGGGCACCATACTGCACGTGGCTCACAGGGCCATGGAATCCCTGACCATGGACAGGGAGGTCATGCACATCAGGGACTCCTTGGCGCCCAGGTATGCTGAGCTAATTTATTATGGTTTCTGGTTTTCTCCGGAAATGGAGCTTCTCCAACGTACCATGGATCAGGCCCAAAAGGGCGTCACAGGCACAGTAAGACTCAAACTGTACAAAGGCAATTGCATGGTGGTGGGTAGGAAGGCGCCCAAGTCCCTGTACGTGCCGGATCTGGCCACCTTTGAGACAGAGCAGGTTTACAACCAGCAGGATGCCACGGGGTTCATAAGGCTCCAGGGCCTGAGGCTCAGGGTCAGGCATCTGGTAAAAGGGGCAGCTGAAGTCTGA